The Nonlabens spongiae genome contains a region encoding:
- a CDS encoding tetratricopeptide repeat-containing sensor histidine kinase yields MRLSFYYAGINNDSALYLADRALKISKKYRDSINIIRAHRIKGVAYFEIGNTDSMMLHYNRGAELALKSNEELQYAHFKNNIGNHLLSRSVYDKAIENFYEAKRVYDVYPDLYDRAMINNNLSLAYRDINDYDKALKFARLGLEVRKQIKDSVDIANSLSNIASIYILLNKPEEARTAAEKAIDISHQINDTRHIPNSYVHIACSYRIEGDCEKGIEAYKKALEYSTVNENQAIEAENYNSIAYALYECDRYDESIENAELSLKLSRELDLKYTLSEVYYILALNHIQKGNSELAIEFTEKWKEQYTLVYNNDLNDVIAESEVSYRVDDYKRKIELEKLKKEQEAYKNKVLWYAIAGILVIVSLLIFFLYQFNRRKHEKALAAEKDKNFKAIIYAEEKERQRIARELHDGIVQQLGATVIKAQNTLVKIGAEQNAQAQSIITDIENTGREVRDLSHQMMPRALESGLVTALEELFASTFSPLQISYDFEHRDVENKLPDNVEITLYRIAQELVNNIIKHSQATSIQIQLFIMVSNVIFMMEDNGVGLKKSSSQGIGMKNIKTRVDLIKGDVKFNILEPGTLATIKIPLDEN; encoded by the coding sequence ATGCGCCTATCATTTTATTACGCTGGGATCAATAACGATTCTGCTTTATATCTGGCGGATCGCGCTTTAAAAATCTCCAAAAAATATCGAGATAGCATTAACATTATTAGAGCGCATCGCATTAAGGGTGTTGCTTATTTTGAAATAGGAAATACAGATTCCATGATGCTTCATTATAATAGAGGAGCAGAGCTCGCCCTTAAGAGTAATGAGGAACTACAGTACGCTCATTTTAAAAATAATATAGGCAACCATCTTCTCTCGAGAAGTGTCTATGACAAGGCTATCGAGAATTTCTATGAGGCTAAGCGGGTTTATGACGTTTATCCAGATCTCTATGATCGCGCCATGATTAATAATAATCTGAGTTTAGCTTACCGAGATATTAATGATTATGATAAAGCACTCAAATTTGCGAGACTCGGTCTTGAAGTCAGGAAACAAATAAAGGATAGTGTGGACATCGCAAACTCCCTGAGCAATATCGCATCCATCTATATTTTACTCAACAAACCAGAGGAAGCGAGGACCGCAGCCGAGAAAGCTATCGATATATCACATCAAATAAATGATACGCGACACATCCCCAATTCCTACGTTCACATAGCATGCAGCTATCGTATTGAGGGCGACTGTGAGAAGGGAATCGAAGCTTATAAAAAGGCTCTGGAATATTCTACCGTGAATGAAAATCAGGCAATTGAAGCGGAAAACTATAATTCTATTGCCTACGCCCTCTATGAATGTGATAGATACGATGAGTCCATTGAAAATGCTGAACTTTCATTAAAACTAAGCAGAGAGCTGGATTTAAAATATACGTTGAGCGAAGTGTATTACATCTTAGCGCTCAATCACATCCAAAAAGGCAATAGTGAACTTGCCATTGAGTTTACGGAAAAATGGAAAGAACAATACACATTGGTTTACAATAATGATCTTAATGATGTTATTGCTGAATCTGAGGTTTCTTATCGAGTAGATGACTACAAAAGGAAAATAGAGCTCGAGAAACTTAAAAAGGAACAAGAGGCTTATAAGAATAAAGTACTTTGGTATGCCATAGCGGGAATACTAGTGATTGTGAGTTTATTAATTTTCTTTTTGTACCAATTCAACCGTCGCAAGCATGAAAAGGCCCTTGCCGCAGAAAAGGACAAGAACTTTAAGGCTATCATTTATGCAGAGGAAAAGGAACGTCAGCGTATCGCCCGCGAGCTCCATGACGGGATTGTTCAGCAATTGGGAGCGACGGTAATCAAAGCTCAAAACACACTCGTCAAGATAGGAGCGGAGCAAAATGCGCAAGCCCAGTCGATTATCACAGATATAGAAAACACGGGAAGGGAAGTACGTGATCTATCCCATCAAATGATGCCTAGAGCACTGGAGTCAGGACTGGTAACGGCATTAGAGGAATTATTTGCAAGTACCTTTTCACCACTACAAATCAGCTACGATTTTGAGCATCGTGACGTCGAGAATAAGTTGCCCGATAATGTGGAGATAACCCTGTATCGCATCGCGCAAGAACTGGTGAATAATATCATCAAACACAGTCAGGCCACATCCATCCAGATTCAACTGTTTATCATGGTCAGCAACGTGATATTCATGATGGAGGATAATGGTGTAGGCTTGAAAAAGTCTTCTAGTCAGGGCATAGGAATGAAAAATATCAAGACTCGAGTAGATCTGATCAAAGGCGATGTAAAATTTAATATCTTGGAACCAGGAACCTTAGCTACGATAAAAATTCCGCTTGATGAAAACTAA
- a CDS encoding DUF4268 domain-containing protein, which translates to MFSKEEAKQIRQDFWIMFGKRYQHKWMLYNTGIKDVNFKFSFEKGRAMVSIDIEHADEIFRAYYFEKFTSFKSIMFDEISEDLIFDEHYQLDSGKEISRIYLFMDGVKIMRKTDWPQVYEFFYENMMAFERFYLEYRDFIKE; encoded by the coding sequence ATGTTCTCAAAAGAGGAAGCAAAACAAATAAGGCAGGATTTCTGGATCATGTTTGGTAAACGGTACCAGCACAAGTGGATGTTGTACAATACCGGAATCAAAGATGTGAATTTCAAATTCTCATTTGAAAAGGGTAGAGCGATGGTCTCAATAGACATCGAGCATGCTGATGAGATCTTCAGAGCCTATTATTTTGAAAAATTCACCTCCTTCAAATCGATTATGTTTGATGAGATTTCTGAAGATCTAATATTTGATGAGCATTACCAGCTAGATTCAGGTAAGGAAATTTCTAGAATCTATCTTTTCATGGACGGCGTAAAAATCATGCGCAAAACCGACTGGCCACAGGTTTATGAGTTCTTTTATGAAAATATGATGGCATTTGAACGTTTTTATCTGGAGTACAGGGATTTCATAAAGGAATAA
- a CDS encoding PH domain-containing protein — protein MTNDQVLAEELPYIEEFDFKKHPRRFLNKKLIASTLFFIPFLIAILVLGLTIDEIETWVTITALGAWLFLLLLSVFISFKGYFVRGYILRELDITYRKGWVFHHQITVPFNRIQHTEVSHGPIDRMFKLKQLEIYTAGGSSSDLSISGLDPQEAERLKEYIAEKTAKYA, from the coding sequence ATGACTAACGACCAAGTCCTTGCAGAAGAGTTGCCATATATTGAAGAGTTTGACTTCAAGAAACACCCGAGGCGTTTTCTAAATAAGAAATTGATCGCGAGTACACTTTTCTTTATCCCTTTCTTGATCGCTATATTAGTATTGGGACTCACTATTGACGAAATAGAAACTTGGGTCACCATTACCGCTCTGGGAGCGTGGTTGTTTTTGCTGCTCCTAAGTGTTTTTATCTCCTTTAAAGGATATTTTGTCAGGGGGTATATTTTGCGAGAACTAGATATTACCTATCGCAAGGGATGGGTTTTTCATCATCAGATAACCGTTCCTTTTAATCGCATTCAGCATACAGAGGTCAGCCACGGTCCCATAGACCGTATGTTTAAACTCAAACAGCTCGAGATCTATACTGCTGGAGGATCAAGCAGTGACTTGAGTATCTCTGGGCTTGACCCACAGGAAGCAGAACGTCTTAAAGAATACATTGCAGAGAAAACAGCAAAATATGCTTAA
- a CDS encoding response regulator, with protein sequence MKTKVLIADDHPLIAEGVQKTIDQSDRYEVVQVVENGQLVLDYLENNQVDIILLDIEMPVMNGIECARKVLRDHPEQKIAILSLHQDIYTIKKVHESGIKGYMLKTIPPAELLHALDTITRGGRHFDAAITEKLLDGKKGKAETRFDEQKGLISELTERELEIIKLVCQGMSTKEIAEKIFVSFKTVDSHRTNIMRKLNLNNVVSLVRFALENDLC encoded by the coding sequence ATGAAAACTAAAGTCCTCATTGCAGATGATCATCCGCTTATTGCAGAAGGCGTTCAGAAAACGATCGACCAGAGCGATCGTTATGAGGTTGTGCAAGTGGTTGAAAATGGTCAGTTGGTTTTGGACTATCTAGAGAACAATCAGGTGGACATCATTTTACTGGACATAGAAATGCCGGTGATGAACGGTATTGAGTGCGCACGTAAAGTTTTGCGAGATCATCCCGAGCAAAAAATCGCGATCCTCTCCTTACATCAGGACATCTACACGATAAAAAAAGTCCATGAATCGGGTATTAAAGGGTATATGCTTAAAACCATTCCACCTGCAGAATTATTGCATGCGCTAGATACAATCACACGTGGAGGTAGACATTTTGATGCGGCCATAACCGAGAAACTGCTAGATGGCAAAAAAGGCAAAGCCGAAACCCGATTTGATGAACAGAAAGGACTCATTTCTGAACTGACTGAAAGAGAGTTGGAAATCATCAAGTTGGTTTGTCAGGGCATGAGTACTAAGGAAATTGCAGAAAAGATTTTTGTAAGTTTCAAGACAGTGGACAGCCACCGTACCAATATCATGCGCAAACTCAACCTCAATAACGTCGTATCTCTCGTACGTTTTGCACTTGAAAACGATTTATGTTAG
- a CDS encoding outer membrane beta-barrel family protein produces MSSRRGNPFLQPQYTDKLKLSHTFKYKLTTSLSYSYITDSFARITEPIPDGRNFLISQDVADQEIYNLSVGSPFKITEQLNGYASAYFTHDEYNSTDSSFISIDQTTYGGYAQLNYAFPSTSLRAGATSGWTAEISGWYSGPTV; encoded by the coding sequence CTGAGCAGTCGTAGGGGAAATCCGTTTTTGCAACCTCAATATACGGACAAATTGAAGCTCTCGCATACTTTTAAGTACAAACTCACAACCAGCTTGAGCTACAGTTATATTACCGATTCCTTTGCCCGGATTACAGAGCCGATACCTGATGGCAGGAACTTTTTGATCAGTCAAGACGTAGCCGATCAAGAAATCTATAACCTGAGCGTGGGATCACCCTTTAAAATTACCGAGCAACTCAATGGATATGCCAGTGCTTATTTTACGCACGATGAGTACAACTCTACTGACTCAAGCTTCATCAGCATCGACCAGACTACCTATGGTGGTTATGCTCAATTGAATTACGCTTTCCCTTCGACTTCGCTCAGGGCAGGCGCGACAAGCGGGTGGACCGCAGAAATCTCTGGATGGTATAGCGGCCCTACCGTATAG
- a CDS encoding PH domain-containing protein, which yields MLNLSTPRRQSKLSILLYLFKGLKGIITYVVFGYLGSQSMGGIYFLYFTIFIAVMALVGPFINYWFFKFHIENDEFIINKGWLNKEKKAVPLERIQSININQNLIQRILGIAALEVETAGSKAKELEIPGLQRSFARELKNYLNEKKQIVVDELEIKTEDSQSSEKPEGDINPDATESHVSNHQSSMEKKTESLEILMQLDFLDLLKVGFTQNHLRSGFVALGVVSGFWFQIKDLAEDYFKEYTDQVSIESAVRAATLQLLIVTLVAFLIISVLVSLVTVINKFWGFKMVKQYDYLEVSMGLFNRTETKVPLNKIQLLEFHSNPLRKLLGFHTGKIFQAQSENNRTTSIQVPACKREQILRLQSLIFGKLVMENAPVQLHSNPWSHLRLQFYITGVISIVAMICGYYFDLLWLIVAAGIFLPYTLFMAYQYGKYSRVNRDDEYIVFYKGWLFNSIIISPIYKTQAVEKWRSIFLKRRRECHINIHTAAGSRGLKYLKDNQVSQFINQVNNQVLVENRPWM from the coding sequence ATGCTTAACCTCAGTACACCAAGACGACAGAGCAAACTCAGTATCCTACTCTATCTTTTCAAGGGCTTAAAAGGAATAATCACATATGTAGTTTTTGGTTATTTAGGAAGCCAGTCTATGGGGGGAATCTACTTTCTCTACTTTACGATTTTTATTGCGGTAATGGCGCTGGTGGGACCATTTATCAATTATTGGTTCTTCAAGTTTCATATCGAGAACGATGAATTCATCATTAACAAAGGTTGGCTCAATAAGGAGAAAAAAGCCGTTCCTCTTGAGCGCATCCAGTCCATCAATATCAATCAGAACCTGATCCAGCGCATTTTAGGCATTGCCGCCCTGGAAGTAGAAACAGCAGGGTCAAAGGCTAAAGAGCTTGAGATACCAGGATTACAGCGCAGCTTTGCACGCGAGTTGAAAAATTATCTCAATGAGAAAAAGCAGATCGTAGTAGATGAATTAGAAATAAAAACGGAAGACTCTCAATCGTCTGAGAAACCAGAAGGAGATATAAACCCTGATGCTACTGAATCACACGTCAGTAATCACCAGTCTAGTATGGAGAAGAAGACAGAAAGTCTCGAGATTTTGATGCAACTCGACTTTTTAGATTTGCTAAAAGTAGGTTTCACTCAGAATCACCTGCGTAGCGGCTTTGTGGCGCTGGGTGTTGTATCGGGATTCTGGTTTCAAATCAAAGATCTTGCAGAAGATTACTTTAAGGAATACACAGATCAGGTAAGTATCGAGAGTGCGGTGCGGGCTGCCACCCTGCAATTGTTGATTGTGACACTCGTCGCGTTTCTGATTATATCTGTTTTAGTGAGTCTGGTCACGGTGATCAATAAATTCTGGGGATTCAAAATGGTTAAGCAATATGATTATCTTGAAGTGAGTATGGGGCTGTTTAATCGCACAGAAACTAAAGTACCGCTCAATAAAATCCAATTGTTAGAATTTCATTCAAATCCGCTACGTAAGCTTTTGGGTTTTCACACCGGTAAAATTTTTCAGGCTCAGAGCGAGAACAATCGCACAACCAGCATTCAGGTTCCTGCTTGTAAGCGAGAACAGATCTTAAGGCTTCAGTCTCTGATATTTGGAAAACTTGTTATGGAAAATGCGCCCGTGCAGCTGCATTCTAATCCATGGTCCCATCTACGGTTGCAATTTTATATTACTGGAGTTATCAGTATTGTGGCTATGATCTGTGGATATTATTTTGATCTGTTATGGTTGATCGTAGCAGCTGGTATTTTCTTACCCTATACTTTGTTCATGGCTTATCAGTACGGGAAATATAGCCGGGTAAATCGCGATGATGAGTACATCGTTTTCTATAAGGGTTGGCTCTTCAACAGTATTATCATTTCGCCCATCTATAAGACTCAAGCTGTTGAGAAATGGCGCAGTATATTTTTAAAGCGTCGTCGGGAGTGCCACATTAATATCCATACGGCAGCAGGTTCTCGCGGTTTGAAATATCTTAAGGACAATCAAGTATCCCAGTTTATCAACCAAGTGAATAATCAGGTGCTTGTGGAAAATAGGCCCTGGATGTAA
- a CDS encoding DUF1835 domain-containing protein, giving the protein MENTVPEFVKIQNIPEPAAVYLWFEDDLFCQVNFWFVIHILRQSHRDRQLYLIRPAAHTPYGFGGLTTAELVEVFERKTGLTALDDLAGIWEFYQKNDLDNLAKTEHRLKNSHPFIPAAVEAHIARIPTAGNQGRPTQSLLQIMDDLNTTDFGTIFREFCKREPIYGYGDVQVKKLLDGILDQRG; this is encoded by the coding sequence TTGGAAAACACTGTTCCAGAATTCGTAAAAATCCAAAACATTCCAGAGCCGGCGGCGGTGTATTTGTGGTTTGAAGATGATTTGTTTTGCCAAGTGAATTTTTGGTTTGTGATCCATATTTTAAGGCAATCGCATCGCGATAGGCAACTCTACTTGATCCGCCCTGCGGCGCATACGCCTTATGGATTTGGAGGCTTGACCACAGCAGAATTGGTGGAAGTTTTTGAGCGTAAAACAGGACTGACTGCACTGGATGACCTGGCGGGAATTTGGGAGTTCTACCAAAAGAATGATCTGGATAACCTGGCCAAAACCGAGCACCGCTTAAAAAACAGTCATCCATTTATACCCGCTGCGGTGGAGGCGCATATCGCCCGCATTCCTACTGCTGGAAATCAAGGAAGACCCACTCAGTCGCTCCTCCAGATCATGGACGATCTCAACACTACTGATTTTGGAACTATCTTCAGAGAATTCTGCAAACGCGAGCCTATCTACGGTTATGGCGATGTACAGGTGAAAAAGTTGCTGGATGGGATTTTGGATCAACGTGGGTAA
- a CDS encoding LytR/AlgR family response regulator transcription factor has product MVDDEDAGRKLISQYLAHHPEMIVVGEANNGVDAVKIINKFSPDLVFMDVQMPGMTGFEVLGYLDELPNIIFSTAYDQYALQAFEVHALDYLLKPYTRERFDTALAKVNKSDTVTVLPLAEEQLAAKKDYPDRVIVQKGSKYITISTSDIEYIEAYGDYAKIFTAEDQLLSNNGLGALEDKLDPKEFMRVHRSTILRLEHAQEISKIGKGFVITTSSGKKVRVSRSYAQKIKDLMV; this is encoded by the coding sequence ATGGTAGACGACGAAGACGCGGGTCGCAAGCTGATCTCCCAATACCTCGCGCATCATCCTGAGATGATCGTGGTGGGTGAGGCGAATAACGGTGTAGATGCGGTCAAGATCATCAATAAATTCTCACCAGATCTAGTCTTTATGGACGTGCAAATGCCGGGCATGACTGGCTTTGAGGTTTTGGGGTACCTGGATGAATTGCCCAATATCATTTTCAGCACGGCTTATGATCAGTATGCGTTGCAGGCTTTTGAGGTTCATGCATTGGACTATTTGCTCAAACCATACACACGAGAGCGATTTGATACGGCTCTGGCAAAAGTCAATAAAAGCGACACCGTAACCGTACTTCCTCTGGCTGAGGAACAACTCGCCGCTAAAAAAGACTATCCCGATCGTGTCATCGTGCAAAAAGGAAGTAAATATATTACGATCTCAACATCTGATATCGAGTACATAGAAGCTTATGGCGACTACGCCAAAATCTTCACCGCAGAGGATCAGCTACTCAGTAATAATGGACTCGGAGCATTGGAGGATAAACTCGATCCCAAAGAATTTATGCGCGTACACCGCAGCACCATTCTCAGGCTGGAACATGCTCAAGAGATTAGTAAAATAGGGAAGGGCTTTGTGATCACCACCAGCAGCGGTAAAAAAGTACGGGTAAGCCGCAGCTATGCGCAAAAGATTAAGGATTTGATGGTGTAA